A genomic stretch from Candidatus Nitrososphaera gargensis Ga9.2 includes:
- the purN gene encoding phosphoribosylglycinamide formyltransferase has product MTINLGILISGRGSNMDAILGAIKSGRIKNTKPSVVISNKPDAAGLKIASEKYGVPAKVVPADGLKGWDYDQKVVAVLQAHGVTPQSGLVCLAGFMRIISPEFVRQYKMRILNIHPALLPSFPGLHAQKQALDYGVKVTGCTVHFVDEGVDSGPVILQKAVPVMEGDDEEALSARILEQEHQLYPEAVRLFCEGRIKVQGRRVLVT; this is encoded by the coding sequence TTGACCATAAACCTTGGCATTCTAATCTCGGGCAGGGGGAGCAACATGGATGCGATACTTGGCGCGATCAAGTCCGGCAGGATAAAAAACACCAAACCATCGGTCGTAATTTCAAACAAGCCCGATGCCGCAGGGCTAAAGATCGCTTCTGAAAAATACGGCGTCCCGGCAAAGGTGGTACCAGCAGACGGCCTGAAGGGCTGGGACTATGACCAGAAGGTGGTGGCTGTACTGCAAGCGCATGGCGTGACGCCCCAGTCAGGTCTTGTGTGCCTTGCAGGCTTTATGAGGATAATTAGCCCAGAGTTTGTCAGGCAGTACAAGATGAGAATACTCAATATCCATCCTGCGCTTTTGCCGTCGTTCCCTGGGCTCCACGCACAAAAGCAGGCACTTGACTATGGCGTCAAGGTCACTGGCTGCACGGTCCACTTTGTGGACGAAGGGGTAGACTCGGGGCCGGTGATACTGCAAAAGGCCGTGCCAGTAATGGAAGGCGACGATGAAGAAGCCCTCTCTGCAAGGATACTGGAGCAGGAGCACCAGCTCTACCCAGAGGCAGTACGGCTGTTTTGCGAGGGCAGGATAAAGGTGCAGGGCCGCAGAGTTTTGGTAACATAG
- a CDS encoding MFS transporter gives MISRAVLLVAICAAIVGVSYGMHSPIVPVFARDQLAADYSQVGLIGTINYLPYMFAPFFFGMLLDRLNKSYMLVSGVLLNMFSIFMLSTVQSVPEIMLYRTLAGVAHALFWPSAEVLVSTNTTPDRRVKSISTFIAAWILGFMVGPLIGKLILDVFNYIMLFQLAAAIMAAGMVPSMLLRRYGWPAVQKDLEVRAGTVQIMREVAARPTLSSVILYYAITFGVVLAVLPAYMNEASLTSQDIEVLFFLFGISRFATLMFVPRISVYGVLALALAVLATAIAMLLAFVFTSFLSFAIAIALVGLATSIFYPVTFSLVTRDTPSGQIGAKLGIYNALFGSGWTAGPIVAGLSSDAFGSGSPYFAFFVAGSILAGSIVMFKRR, from the coding sequence ATGATCAGTCGCGCAGTTCTGCTCGTTGCAATTTGTGCCGCCATCGTTGGCGTATCGTATGGCATGCACTCGCCCATAGTACCAGTGTTTGCAAGGGACCAGCTGGCCGCAGACTACTCGCAGGTTGGTCTTATCGGGACCATCAACTACCTGCCTTACATGTTTGCGCCTTTCTTTTTTGGCATGCTGCTTGATAGGCTCAACAAGTCCTACATGCTCGTATCAGGCGTACTGCTCAACATGTTTTCGATCTTTATGCTCTCCACCGTGCAGTCAGTGCCCGAAATAATGCTTTACAGGACGCTAGCCGGCGTCGCACACGCCCTCTTTTGGCCCTCTGCCGAGGTGCTTGTCTCGACAAACACGACACCAGATAGGCGGGTCAAGAGCATCTCGACGTTCATTGCTGCATGGATTTTGGGCTTTATGGTTGGGCCTCTTATTGGCAAGCTTATCCTTGATGTGTTCAACTATATCATGCTCTTTCAGCTTGCCGCAGCCATCATGGCGGCAGGGATGGTGCCGTCGATGCTTTTGCGCCGCTACGGCTGGCCTGCGGTCCAGAAGGACTTGGAGGTTCGCGCTGGCACTGTGCAGATAATGAGGGAGGTGGCCGCGCGTCCGACGCTCAGCTCTGTCATCCTGTACTATGCGATAACGTTCGGGGTGGTGCTTGCGGTGCTTCCCGCGTACATGAATGAGGCATCGTTGACAAGCCAAGATATCGAGGTGTTGTTCTTCCTGTTCGGCATATCGCGCTTTGCCACTCTGATGTTCGTGCCAAGGATATCCGTGTATGGCGTTCTTGCGCTTGCGCTGGCGGTTTTGGCGACAGCAATAGCCATGTTGCTTGCATTTGTGTTCACTTCATTTCTGTCGTTTGCAATAGCCATCGCACTGGTCGGGCTTGCCACTAGCATATTCTACCCTGTAACGTTCAGCTTGGTGACAAGAGATACGCCATCAGGTCAGATAGGGGCCAAGCTTGGAATCTATAACGCCCTGTTTGGATCAGGATGGACGGCCGGGCCCATCGTGGCAGGGCTCTCGTCAGACGCATTTGGCTCAGGCAGCCCGTATTTTGCGTTCTTTGTTGCCGGGAGCATATTGGCAGGATCGATTGTGATGTTCAAAAGAAGATAG
- a CDS encoding class I SAM-dependent methyltransferase, giving the protein MSGLGSRYWGEVIEVLRYIIPVYDKVNRVISLGKDEEYRLRGIRGRVSAGNIVLDAGSGYGNMSRVALAEAGGDAKIVMYDPIPEMLANVKNYLPDSQAALSSGVFEYMPFRDGTFDAVLCGYSLRDAIQLPQAIAEMHRVLKAGGRLVIVDLGKPDSPVARAFVSAYLKYFLGVFAYFAAGKAGLKFKTLYGTYLRWPKNSELDSMLKEKFSRVQFDKGMMGGAVIIAAYK; this is encoded by the coding sequence TTGTCCGGTCTTGGAAGCCGATACTGGGGCGAGGTAATAGAGGTACTGCGCTACATAATCCCTGTTTACGATAAGGTGAATAGAGTAATCTCGCTTGGCAAGGATGAGGAATACAGGTTGCGCGGCATCCGCGGCAGGGTGTCGGCCGGCAACATTGTATTGGACGCTGGCTCGGGCTATGGCAACATGTCCCGCGTAGCGCTTGCAGAGGCAGGCGGCGACGCAAAGATAGTGATGTACGACCCAATACCAGAGATGCTTGCAAACGTAAAAAATTATCTACCTGATTCGCAGGCGGCGCTTTCCTCTGGCGTCTTTGAATACATGCCCTTCCGCGACGGGACGTTTGACGCGGTGCTGTGTGGGTATTCGCTCCGCGACGCGATACAGCTACCGCAGGCGATTGCCGAGATGCACCGCGTGCTGAAGGCCGGCGGCCGGCTCGTCATAGTCGACCTTGGCAAGCCTGATAGCCCCGTTGCAAGGGCGTTTGTCTCGGCATACCTGAAATATTTCCTCGGCGTTTTTGCCTATTTTGCGGCAGGCAAGGCGGGGTTAAAGTTCAAGACGCTTTATGGCACTTATTTGCGCTGGCCCAAGAATTCAGAGCTTGATTCCATGCTGAAGGAAAAATTTTCCCGGGTGCAGTTCGACAAAGGAATGATGGGTGGCGCGGTGATAATCGCCGCTTACAAATAG
- a CDS encoding DEAD/DEAH box helicase, giving the protein MSVVNYRCPKCSSPHSVGVDKIFDGRLIFRCAKCKICSIVPAPGSIDEAYLDFLDRFESGSGVADASDLKLLMEQERIIRPAKEIDALMASANAAGDPLLEDLLRSQQDYVVDFQAIEEPPPEFGSNIEDLPVDEAIISALKAKKIERLYSFQEQAIRKILQGNDVVITAPTASGKTEAFCIPVLQKIAEELPRFGSLRTGEGSSKVSAIFIYPTKALSRDQLPKIKELAEPLGAMVAVLDGDTPEKERTSIMDSPPDVIVTNFDVLHYHMMHRTKFSRMIRTARFLVVDEAHVYTGVFGANVHHIIARLERLAGRKLQVIAASATLPNADEFCQTLFGRKMHIVQGRGRRGRINLAIIFPSLRSYRSLALDLLRQTTKRKHKTIAFASSHLGSELMAFYGSRQGVSIRVHRAGLPPALRKEIEQQFKSGQLAAISATPTLELGIDIGDVDAIISNIVPVNRLTQRIGRAARRGQQGYAFLALGNDPISQYYKMHPADYLADHEYAYTDPANPFVQEYQVLAMACDRPLSMAESKPVWNVLQKLVSKGVVKTVRERFVPDLKQAMKMLNEYSIRGIGSRVDIKFNKKIIGDRSLPQALEELHPNAIYFLAGRRYKVQELHFEPNSQPYAELAVIPSDYPYYTKALTDEWPSILEVYEKKVVFGIEVAYCALKIQKRVLGYANIEIGQEVVQGKKVVLDKPLEFEFVTKGSVFRAPRPVDILQKVDDEQYVEMSGFHASEHVIIEGSAMITGGASQDLGGISLGSSGLIFVYDGSIGGNGASRALFDRLDKAFGRALRILSECPCKSESGCPRCTYSYRCGNNNEYLHKLAAIEVMNRVVEGERTEIGDRIAGDRALV; this is encoded by the coding sequence ATGTCCGTGGTAAACTACCGTTGCCCGAAATGCAGCTCGCCCCATTCGGTCGGAGTCGACAAGATATTCGACGGCCGGCTGATATTCAGGTGTGCAAAGTGCAAGATTTGCTCAATAGTCCCGGCGCCTGGCAGCATTGACGAAGCCTACCTTGACTTTCTTGACCGGTTCGAAAGCGGCAGCGGCGTCGCAGACGCTAGCGACCTAAAGCTTCTGATGGAACAGGAACGGATAATCCGGCCTGCCAAGGAAATAGACGCTCTCATGGCTTCTGCAAATGCGGCCGGCGACCCGCTCCTTGAAGATTTGCTGCGCTCGCAGCAGGACTATGTCGTTGATTTTCAGGCCATAGAAGAGCCGCCGCCAGAATTCGGATCGAACATTGAAGATCTGCCGGTGGACGAAGCGATAATCAGTGCTTTGAAGGCAAAAAAGATCGAGCGCCTCTACAGTTTTCAGGAGCAGGCGATCAGGAAAATCCTACAAGGCAATGATGTTGTCATTACCGCGCCCACCGCGTCGGGCAAGACCGAAGCCTTTTGCATCCCTGTATTGCAAAAGATCGCGGAGGAACTGCCGCGCTTTGGCTCGCTCCGCACAGGCGAGGGCAGCAGCAAAGTGTCTGCAATTTTCATTTACCCCACAAAGGCGCTGTCCCGAGACCAGTTGCCAAAAATAAAAGAACTGGCAGAGCCGCTTGGCGCAATGGTTGCAGTCCTTGATGGCGACACGCCGGAAAAAGAACGCACTTCAATAATGGATTCGCCGCCTGATGTCATTGTCACCAATTTCGACGTGCTGCACTACCACATGATGCACCGGACGAAATTTTCAAGAATGATAAGGACTGCCAGATTTCTGGTAGTTGACGAGGCCCACGTCTACACTGGCGTCTTTGGGGCAAACGTGCACCACATCATTGCAAGGCTTGAGAGGCTCGCCGGCAGAAAACTGCAGGTTATCGCAGCTTCGGCAACATTGCCAAACGCCGATGAATTTTGCCAGACGCTCTTTGGCAGGAAGATGCATATCGTGCAGGGTAGGGGCAGGCGGGGCAGGATAAACCTTGCAATAATCTTCCCCTCGCTTCGCTCATACCGTTCATTGGCGCTTGACCTGCTGCGGCAGACCACAAAGAGGAAGCACAAGACGATAGCCTTTGCCAGCTCGCACCTTGGCTCTGAGCTGATGGCGTTCTATGGGTCACGTCAGGGAGTAAGCATCAGAGTGCACCGCGCCGGCCTGCCGCCCGCTCTCCGGAAGGAAATAGAGCAGCAGTTCAAGTCGGGGCAACTTGCCGCGATATCTGCCACCCCGACGCTTGAGCTTGGAATTGATATTGGCGATGTTGACGCGATAATCTCCAACATCGTGCCTGTCAACAGGCTCACTCAGCGCATTGGGCGCGCGGCCAGGCGCGGCCAGCAGGGGTATGCCTTCCTTGCGCTTGGCAACGACCCGATAAGCCAGTACTACAAGATGCACCCTGCAGACTATTTGGCTGACCACGAGTATGCATACACCGATCCCGCCAACCCGTTCGTGCAGGAATATCAGGTGCTTGCGATGGCGTGCGACAGACCACTGTCGATGGCAGAAAGCAAGCCGGTGTGGAACGTGCTCCAGAAGCTCGTCTCAAAAGGCGTTGTCAAAACAGTCAGGGAAAGGTTCGTGCCCGACTTGAAGCAGGCCATGAAGATGCTGAATGAATACAGCATCCGAGGAATTGGGAGCAGAGTCGATATCAAGTTCAACAAGAAGATAATTGGAGACCGGTCGCTGCCGCAGGCGCTTGAAGAGCTGCATCCAAACGCGATATACTTTCTGGCAGGCCGGCGTTACAAAGTTCAGGAGCTGCACTTCGAGCCAAACAGCCAGCCCTACGCTGAGCTTGCCGTGATCCCCTCTGACTATCCATATTATACAAAGGCGCTGACAGACGAGTGGCCTTCCATTCTGGAAGTGTATGAGAAAAAAGTGGTGTTTGGAATTGAAGTGGCGTACTGCGCTCTCAAGATCCAGAAAAGGGTGCTTGGCTACGCCAACATCGAGATCGGGCAGGAGGTGGTGCAGGGCAAGAAGGTGGTGCTGGACAAGCCGCTCGAATTCGAGTTCGTGACAAAGGGCTCTGTGTTCAGGGCGCCCAGGCCGGTCGATATCTTGCAAAAGGTGGATGACGAGCAGTATGTAGAGATGAGTGGCTTCCACGCTTCAGAGCACGTCATAATAGAGGGAAGCGCCATGATAACCGGCGGCGCGTCTCAGGACCTTGGGGGCATCTCACTTGGGTCCTCCGGGCTGATATTTGTCTACGACGGGAGCATTGGCGGCAACGGCGCAAGCAGGGCATTGTTTGACAGGCTCGACAAGGCGTTTGGGCGCGCGCTGCGCATATTGTCAGAATGTCCGTGCAAAAGCGAGAGCGGCTGCCCGCGCTGCACGTACTCATATAGATGCGGCAACAACAATGAGTACCTGCACAAGCTGGCTGCGATAGAAGTGATGAATAGAGTGGTAGAAGGCGAAAGAACGGAGATCGGCGATAGGATCGCCGGCGACCGCGCCCTTGTTTAA
- a CDS encoding DNA topoisomerase I: MEEAVTATRMKWQTLEHKGVAFPPEYQPRGIVVTIRGEKLALNRDQEELIYAWAKKKDTHYVQDPVFQENFMSDLRPLLPEKFRNITIKDIDFSAAYRLADEEKRMKEQEKERYKTLAKEEKKKISLAKKAERERLKATYGKAVVDGVEVDIANWLVEPPGLFMGRGQHPMRGRWKPRVRPQDVTLNLGENAPVPEGNWKEIVHDHSSTWLATWIENLTGKRKYVWLHDSAALRQENDRAKYDKAKKLAEQESRVHREVIRRMMKGGDKTATVAYLILKLAMRVGDEKDPDEADTVGASTLRVEHIKFPQAGGGRQMIEFNFLGKDSVPWQKTLEVNSDDTKALYENLKKFMQGKKPSDPIFDGINSRKVNAFLQEIMPGLTAKVFRTCIATRVVQQELSKAKVDKNSSEAQKIYAARKANLEAAIKCNHKKGVDPKNPAAKKALEKFEESIAKKKEAIAQLKADIAAKKWKTELQEQRLKERLEKIEVQLKLQQETRDYNLGTSLRNYIDPRVMKAWLNYVELDWTKVYTATLQRKFKWVEGHKDKNFRTFYPEMKS, from the coding sequence TTGGAAGAGGCCGTCACTGCGACGCGTATGAAGTGGCAGACGCTTGAGCACAAGGGCGTCGCGTTTCCACCCGAATACCAGCCAAGGGGAATTGTAGTCACCATCAGAGGCGAAAAGCTGGCGCTCAACAGAGATCAGGAAGAGCTAATTTACGCGTGGGCAAAGAAAAAGGACACACATTATGTGCAGGACCCTGTCTTTCAAGAAAATTTCATGAGTGACCTCAGGCCGCTCCTGCCTGAAAAATTCAGGAATATCACGATCAAGGACATTGATTTTTCAGCTGCTTATCGGCTTGCAGACGAAGAAAAGCGCATGAAGGAGCAGGAAAAGGAGAGGTACAAGACGCTGGCAAAGGAAGAGAAAAAAAAGATTTCGCTGGCCAAAAAGGCCGAGCGGGAGAGGCTCAAGGCGACATACGGCAAGGCGGTGGTGGACGGGGTCGAGGTCGACATCGCAAACTGGCTGGTCGAGCCGCCGGGGCTGTTCATGGGCCGTGGTCAGCACCCTATGCGCGGGCGGTGGAAGCCCCGCGTAAGGCCGCAGGACGTCACGCTCAACTTGGGAGAGAACGCCCCGGTGCCGGAGGGCAACTGGAAAGAAATAGTCCACGACCACTCGTCAACTTGGCTTGCCACTTGGATAGAAAACTTAACTGGCAAGCGCAAATACGTGTGGCTGCATGATTCGGCGGCGCTCCGTCAGGAAAACGACCGCGCAAAATATGACAAGGCCAAAAAACTGGCCGAGCAGGAGAGCAGGGTGCACCGCGAAGTGATAAGGAGGATGATGAAGGGGGGCGACAAGACTGCGACTGTGGCCTATCTCATTTTAAAGCTCGCCATGAGGGTTGGCGACGAAAAGGATCCAGACGAGGCCGACACGGTGGGCGCAAGCACGCTCAGGGTCGAGCACATCAAGTTCCCGCAAGCAGGAGGCGGCAGGCAGATGATAGAGTTTAACTTTTTGGGTAAGGACAGCGTCCCTTGGCAAAAGACCCTCGAGGTTAATTCGGACGACACAAAGGCGTTGTATGAAAACCTGAAGAAATTCATGCAGGGCAAAAAGCCAAGCGACCCGATCTTTGACGGTATTAACTCGCGCAAGGTAAATGCATTTTTGCAGGAGATAATGCCGGGCCTGACTGCCAAAGTGTTCAGGACCTGCATTGCCACGAGGGTGGTGCAGCAAGAGCTGTCAAAGGCCAAGGTCGACAAGAACTCTTCAGAGGCTCAAAAGATCTATGCCGCCAGAAAGGCAAACCTTGAAGCTGCGATCAAGTGCAACCACAAAAAGGGAGTCGACCCCAAGAACCCTGCCGCAAAGAAGGCGCTTGAAAAATTCGAGGAAAGCATAGCCAAAAAGAAGGAGGCGATAGCGCAGCTAAAGGCGGACATTGCGGCGAAGAAATGGAAGACCGAGCTTCAGGAGCAGCGGCTAAAAGAGCGTCTGGAAAAGATAGAAGTCCAGCTGAAACTGCAACAGGAAACGCGCGACTACAACCTTGGAACGTCGCTTCGGAACTACATCGATCCGCGCGTCATGAAGGCGTGGCTCAACTATGTCGAGCTTGACTGGACCAAGGTCTACACAGCGACCCTCCAGCGCAAGTTCAAGTGGGTAGAGGGCCACAAGGACAAGAATTTCCGGACATTCTACCCTGAAATGAAAAGCTAA
- a CDS encoding helix-turn-helix transcriptional regulator — MISTYPWKDGARFFIPGILLLVAAIADIPASVQQEQGYSSESLFMAVFPNGDALVEYDVSINNPLAQEIRIKLFGGAHINDLIVADYEDQLVDYDIGSSPNEIVLDTPGVENIRISYSTPDLANRIQGIWTFALNATTAFSVRLPPDSVLVDYEPIPAAIKIVPTNQPLLTFDEPGEIRVSYAIGVLGTEDQANIAIQLANVAIRETEEGHPGIILTGAKDLLQRAIVARDDGKFAEAESLAGRANDAAVTTGRAYEDAQSAIAAADTQIDQAASEGRDIVSARQLLEQANDEFAGGNYTAAASSAQNAIKAIGARPPDPQVPVAAIVAGAVAAAGGVGALVFLKMRKPTLLTPQQQKRDPPKVSNNNSRTTAIIRPPEVKEAEEEKGGKKPAGGVVGEPLEEEVSSAPVVEPGAIPDSQNDRSVLGRIVGRILEEKPHLRPEDQQVLKFLAEKEGAAFESEIRSKFQLPKTTIWRLVKRLEREELVEIRKAGGQNLIKLKFEDRMPSSSS; from the coding sequence ATGATATCTACATATCCTTGGAAAGATGGAGCCAGGTTTTTCATTCCAGGGATCCTTCTCCTTGTTGCTGCAATTGCCGACATTCCTGCGTCCGTGCAGCAGGAACAAGGCTATTCTTCAGAATCTCTCTTTATGGCCGTTTTTCCAAACGGCGATGCGCTTGTCGAATATGACGTCAGCATCAATAATCCGCTTGCACAGGAAATAAGGATCAAGCTGTTTGGCGGGGCGCATATCAACGACCTTATCGTCGCCGATTATGAAGACCAACTGGTGGACTATGACATAGGGAGCAGCCCGAATGAAATTGTGCTGGACACGCCCGGAGTAGAAAACATCAGGATAAGCTATTCGACGCCAGACCTTGCTAACAGGATCCAAGGCATATGGACTTTTGCGCTCAACGCCACCACCGCCTTTTCGGTAAGGCTCCCGCCTGACAGCGTGCTTGTCGATTACGAGCCTATCCCGGCAGCGATAAAAATAGTGCCCACCAACCAGCCCCTTTTGACGTTTGACGAGCCCGGCGAGATCCGGGTAAGCTATGCAATAGGTGTGCTTGGGACAGAAGATCAGGCAAATATAGCCATCCAGCTTGCAAACGTGGCTATCAGGGAAACTGAAGAGGGACACCCGGGCATCATTCTGACTGGAGCGAAGGACCTGCTCCAGAGAGCAATAGTCGCCCGTGACGACGGCAAGTTCGCCGAAGCCGAGTCGCTGGCAGGCAGGGCAAACGACGCTGCAGTTACCACAGGCAGGGCTTATGAGGATGCCCAAAGCGCAATTGCTGCTGCCGACACCCAGATAGATCAGGCCGCCAGCGAAGGCCGCGACATCGTATCTGCAAGGCAGCTGCTGGAACAGGCAAATGACGAGTTTGCAGGCGGCAACTATACGGCTGCCGCAAGCTCTGCACAGAATGCCATCAAGGCAATAGGTGCAAGACCGCCTGATCCCCAAGTGCCAGTGGCGGCGATCGTCGCCGGGGCAGTGGCCGCGGCAGGTGGCGTGGGCGCGCTAGTCTTTCTCAAAATGAGAAAGCCGACGCTGCTGACGCCACAACAGCAGAAGAGGGACCCTCCAAAAGTCTCCAATAACAATAGCAGGACGACGGCAATAATCAGGCCGCCTGAAGTAAAAGAAGCGGAAGAAGAGAAGGGGGGGAAGAAGCCTGCTGGTGGTGTTGTAGGAGAGCCTCTTGAAGAAGAGGTCAGTAGCGCGCCAGTTGTTGAGCCGGGCGCGATACCTGATTCGCAGAACGACAGGTCTGTTCTTGGCAGAATAGTGGGTAGGATACTTGAAGAAAAGCCGCACCTGCGCCCTGAAGACCAGCAGGTGCTCAAGTTCCTTGCTGAAAAGGAAGGGGCCGCCTTTGAAAGCGAGATCAGGAGCAAGTTCCAGCTGCCCAAGACCACGATATGGAGGCTGGTCAAGAGGCTGGAGAGGGAAGAGCTTGTCGAGATACGCAAGGCCGGCGGCCAAAACCTTATCAAGCTAAAGTTCGAGGACAGGATGCCTTCTTCCTCTTCTTAG
- a CDS encoding CBS domain-containing protein — protein MSYVPDDISSLLSEPIEHYINTNVVILEGDRFTDEALSLMKEKGVRSVLVSHVGEVVGIVSKTDILFKVMSQGRNPGKVRLREIMTSPVLAVNPHNTMQETLSLMDKHVIRQVIVSSHSAVLGMVSRDDIFEKIHMATMSTAHTAIKGTPVCIINPKAIVYMKDITTAKLVCPYCESPFDTKEGLSSHIDRLHSGSGVLEGDVRRMFE, from the coding sequence ATGAGCTACGTCCCAGACGATATCTCTTCACTGCTGTCTGAGCCTATAGAGCACTACATCAATACAAACGTGGTAATTCTGGAAGGCGACAGGTTCACGGACGAAGCGCTGAGCCTGATGAAAGAAAAGGGCGTCAGGAGCGTCTTGGTGTCGCACGTTGGCGAAGTCGTAGGCATCGTTAGCAAGACCGACATCCTGTTCAAGGTCATGTCGCAGGGCAGGAACCCCGGCAAGGTCCGCCTCAGGGAGATAATGACAAGCCCTGTACTGGCAGTGAACCCGCACAATACCATGCAGGAAACACTGTCACTCATGGACAAGCACGTCATAAGACAAGTGATCGTCAGCTCGCATTCGGCTGTCTTGGGCATGGTATCCCGCGACGACATTTTTGAAAAGATACACATGGCTACAATGTCCACCGCGCATACCGCGATCAAGGGAACGCCTGTCTGCATCATCAATCCAAAGGCGATCGTCTACATGAAGGACATCACCACGGCTAAGCTGGTCTGCCCATACTGCGAGTCGCCCTTTGACACGAAAGAAGGGCTGTCAAGCCACATCGACAGGCTGCACTCTGGCTCGGGTGTGCTTGAAGGCGACGTCCGGCGAATGTTTGAATAG
- the purB gene encoding adenylosuccinate lyase has protein sequence MPILPIDSGRYGSKEMREIFEDEKRLQYQLDFEAAVAQAQAQIGMIPAEAAREIAKGARSSKVTLARVSELESVSEHDTAAMVEALSEQVSAKAKPWIHYGLTSNDVVDTSTCMQMRDAFSIIESKVAKLALLLSDRAVEFKAMPAVGRTHGQHASIISFGLKFAVWAAEMAKHVERIQQGSKRFLLCKTLGVVGTGSLMGDRALEVQKIVAQNLDLYPVDAATQVVPRERFAEMQFCIALIGSTLDKIAIEIRNLQRTEIGEVAEPFRKGQMGSSAVPVKRNPIKSERVSSLAKMLRALVSVSMENVALWHERDLSNSANERFTLPMAAILLDEMLNAMTKVVSELKVNVEKISSNIEMTKGQIYAEFVLEALVKKGVARFEAYRDIQRVAFAALESGDHLFDAASNDKSISKHLSKQELEAIFEAKNHLAASGKIIDSVAKMVRNVVKA, from the coding sequence ATGCCAATCCTGCCAATAGACTCGGGACGCTATGGTAGCAAGGAGATGCGCGAGATTTTCGAGGACGAGAAGCGACTTCAATACCAGCTGGACTTTGAGGCAGCCGTTGCGCAGGCGCAGGCCCAGATAGGCATGATCCCGGCAGAAGCAGCCAGAGAAATTGCAAAAGGAGCACGCTCGAGCAAAGTCACGCTTGCACGGGTCAGCGAGCTGGAATCGGTATCGGAGCACGACACTGCCGCCATGGTAGAAGCACTAAGCGAGCAGGTTTCTGCAAAAGCCAAGCCATGGATACACTACGGGCTGACGAGCAACGATGTTGTCGACACATCGACCTGCATGCAGATGCGCGACGCATTCTCTATAATCGAGTCCAAAGTGGCCAAGCTGGCTCTGCTGCTATCAGACAGGGCAGTTGAGTTCAAGGCGATGCCGGCGGTTGGCAGAACGCACGGACAGCACGCCAGCATCATTTCGTTTGGGTTAAAGTTTGCAGTGTGGGCTGCAGAGATGGCAAAGCACGTCGAGCGCATACAGCAAGGCAGCAAGCGCTTTTTGCTGTGCAAGACGCTGGGTGTGGTCGGCACCGGCTCACTCATGGGCGACAGGGCGCTTGAAGTGCAAAAGATAGTCGCGCAAAATCTGGATCTATATCCCGTAGATGCAGCCACGCAGGTGGTGCCCCGCGAGCGCTTTGCAGAGATGCAGTTTTGCATCGCGCTCATTGGCTCTACACTTGATAAAATAGCAATAGAGATCAGGAACCTCCAGCGCACCGAGATAGGCGAGGTGGCCGAGCCCTTCCGCAAGGGCCAGATGGGAAGCAGTGCAGTGCCAGTCAAACGCAACCCGATAAAGAGCGAGCGCGTATCTTCACTGGCAAAAATGCTGCGCGCGCTTGTCAGCGTGTCTATGGAAAATGTTGCGCTGTGGCATGAGCGCGATCTTTCAAACTCGGCAAACGAACGCTTTACTCTGCCCATGGCTGCGATACTATTGGATGAAATGCTCAATGCGATGACCAAGGTCGTTTCAGAGCTGAAGGTGAATGTTGAAAAAATCTCATCAAACATAGAAATGACAAAGGGGCAGATATACGCCGAGTTTGTGCTTGAGGCACTGGTAAAGAAGGGTGTTGCCCGCTTTGAAGCCTACCGCGATATACAGCGAGTCGCCTTTGCCGCGCTAGAGTCTGGCGACCACCTTTTTGACGCAGCTTCAAATGACAAAAGCATTTCAAAACACCTGTCAAAGCAGGAGCTAGAGGCAATATTTGAAGCCAAGAATCACCTTGCTGCGTCTGGCAAGATCATTGACAGCGTAGCCAAGATGGTCAGAAATGTTGTAAAAGCATAA